A single genomic interval of Nocardioides palaemonis harbors:
- a CDS encoding PRC and DUF2382 domain-containing protein, with the protein MLTTDQAQQLLSNGGNVLDSDGKKIGSIDQIFLDDQSGQPEWVTTKTGMFGGGESFVPLRGAEVVGDDIEVPYDKDKVKDAPRIEGADSHLSEEEEDELYTYYGLGDSDSYQSFSDVDARIAGDSGDDDRDRPTSAETEAEAEMTRSEEQLNVSTETHQTGRARLRKFIVTENVTTTVPVSHEEVRLEREPITDAEAGDAVTDGELSSEDHDVVLTEERVVVSKETVPVERVRVDKQTVTEQEQVSEEVRKEQIELDEDSSTDLDARDDIDDHDDQDAHESRG; encoded by the coding sequence ATGCTCACCACGGACCAAGCCCAGCAGCTGCTCAGCAACGGCGGCAACGTGTTGGATTCTGACGGCAAGAAGATCGGATCGATCGACCAGATCTTCCTCGACGATCAGAGCGGTCAGCCCGAGTGGGTCACGACCAAGACCGGCATGTTCGGTGGTGGCGAGTCGTTCGTGCCGCTGCGCGGTGCCGAGGTGGTCGGGGACGATATCGAGGTGCCGTACGACAAGGACAAGGTCAAGGACGCCCCTCGCATCGAGGGAGCCGACTCCCACCTCAGCGAGGAGGAAGAGGACGAGCTGTACACCTACTACGGCCTCGGGGACTCCGACTCCTACCAGTCGTTTAGCGACGTCGACGCACGCATCGCAGGCGACTCAGGCGACGATGATCGGGACCGGCCGACTTCGGCGGAGACGGAGGCTGAGGCGGAGATGACGCGCTCGGAGGAGCAGCTCAACGTATCCACCGAGACCCACCAGACTGGCCGCGCCCGACTGCGGAAGTTCATCGTGACCGAGAACGTCACCACGACCGTCCCGGTCAGTCACGAAGAGGTCCGCCTCGAGCGTGAGCCGATCACCGACGCCGAAGCAGGCGACGCCGTCACCGACGGAGAGCTGTCGTCCGAGGACCATGACGTGGTGCTCACTGAGGAGCGGGTAGTGGTGTCCAAGGAGACCGTGCCCGTGGAGCGCGTCCGCGTCGACAAGCAGACCGTCACCGAGCAAGAGCAGGTCAGCGAGGAGGTCCGCAAGGAGCAGATCGAGCTCGACGAGGACTCCTCGACGGACCTCGACGCCCGCGACGACATCGACGACCACGACGACCAGGACGCCCACGAGTCGCGGGGCTGA